A region from the Desulfomarina profundi genome encodes:
- a CDS encoding tyrosine-type recombinase/integrase, with protein MKKHNPANERIKRKYFAFLKEAKRHSEPTIDAAAKALNRFEVYSKFRDFKTFHFEQAIAFKKHLAKQKGQRSGKKLSKATLHATLNQLKRFFQWLSMQPGYKSRIQYTDAEYFNLSDKDTRIATARRHKEPPTMAQIKHVINTMPINTDVEKRNRALIAFTLLTGARDSAIASMKLKHTDLIAGYVKQDAREVQTKFSKTFTTYFFPVGEEIHAIVVEWVAYLRDEKLWGNDDPLFPATRIEVGTSRKFEANGLKKAHWGTASPIRQIFRDAFVNAGLPYFNPHSFRNTLVQLGEKVCKTPEQFKAWSQNLGHEKVLTTFLNYGEVACQRQGEIIHDLASKSSPSLQTEADKVADAVIRKLAKAGVSV; from the coding sequence ATGAAAAAACACAACCCGGCCAATGAGAGAATTAAGCGCAAATATTTTGCTTTTCTGAAAGAAGCGAAGAGGCACAGCGAGCCGACCATTGATGCGGCGGCCAAGGCTCTAAATCGTTTTGAGGTCTATTCCAAATTCCGCGATTTCAAGACTTTTCATTTTGAACAGGCTATAGCCTTCAAGAAACATCTTGCCAAGCAAAAGGGGCAGCGTTCCGGAAAAAAATTGAGCAAGGCAACCCTGCACGCCACCCTGAATCAACTGAAAAGGTTTTTTCAATGGCTTTCCATGCAACCGGGTTATAAGTCTCGTATTCAATATACCGATGCTGAATATTTCAACCTGTCAGACAAGGACACTCGGATCGCTACTGCCAGGCGGCACAAAGAACCGCCAACCATGGCACAGATCAAGCACGTTATCAACACCATGCCCATCAATACGGATGTTGAAAAGCGCAACCGTGCCCTGATCGCCTTCACCTTGCTGACCGGCGCACGGGACAGTGCCATTGCCTCAATGAAGCTGAAGCACACTGACCTCATTGCCGGATATGTCAAGCAAGATGCCCGCGAAGTGCAGACAAAATTCAGCAAGACCTTCACCACATACTTCTTCCCAGTGGGTGAGGAAATTCATGCTATTGTGGTGGAATGGGTAGCTTATCTCCGGGACGAAAAGCTCTGGGGTAACGATGATCCCCTGTTTCCTGCAACTCGTATCGAAGTGGGAACATCTCGAAAGTTTGAAGCTAATGGACTGAAAAAAGCCCACTGGGGTACAGCCAGTCCAATTCGTCAAATATTTCGTGACGCCTTTGTCAATGCCGGACTTCCCTATTTTAACCCCCATAGCTTTAGGAATACACTTGTCCAACTCGGTGAAAAAGTATGCAAAACCCCGGAGCAGTTCAAGGCGTGGAGCCAAAACCTTGGTCATGAAAAGGTGTTAACAACATTTTTGAATTACGGTGAGGTTGCCTGCCAGCGTCAGGGGGAGATTATCCACGATTTGGCCAGTAAATCTTCGCCATCGTTACAAACGGAGGCAGACAAAGTGGCTGACGCTGTTATCAGAAAGCTGGCTAAAGCGGGAGTTAGTGTTTGA
- a CDS encoding helix-turn-helix domain-containing protein: protein MGKRYPNHRLVKIHRSYTVEEVAGLFSIHKNTVRNWIKSGLATIDRKRPALIQGSVLVDFLQKRRTKNKQTCKPGELYCVRCRMPRPAAGDMADYSPDSEKTGNLTAICPVCDTIMNRRVNLAKISEVSGNIDITFPEELRHIVDSEKPSVNCDLK from the coding sequence ATGGGAAAACGTTATCCAAACCACCGCCTGGTTAAAATTCACCGCAGTTATACTGTGGAAGAGGTGGCCGGGTTGTTCAGTATTCATAAAAACACGGTGCGTAACTGGATAAAATCAGGTCTTGCAACTATTGACAGAAAGCGGCCTGCCCTGATTCAAGGCAGTGTCCTGGTGGATTTTCTGCAAAAGCGACGGACAAAAAACAAGCAGACCTGCAAGCCAGGAGAACTATACTGTGTCCGGTGCCGTATGCCAAGACCAGCGGCGGGAGATATGGCGGATTATTCACCAGATAGTGAAAAGACCGGCAATCTTACGGCAATCTGCCCGGTTTGTGACACCATTATGAACCGGCGCGTCAACCTGGCCAAAATCAGTGAAGTAAGCGGCAATATTGACATCACGTTCCCGGAAGAACTACGACACATAGTTGATAGTGAAAAACCCTCCGTAAACTGTGATTTGAAATAA
- a CDS encoding helix-turn-helix transcriptional regulator, giving the protein MANTNQEKLSILRRKQVEKRTGLSRSTIYLRIQEGTFPRPINLGARAVGWLENEIEEWLMSRMEIRNNS; this is encoded by the coding sequence ATGGCGAATACAAACCAAGAAAAACTATCCATTCTCCGACGTAAGCAGGTTGAGAAGCGGACAGGTTTGTCGCGGTCAACCATTTATCTCCGTATTCAGGAAGGTACTTTCCCAAGGCCGATTAATCTGGGAGCAAGGGCTGTCGGCTGGCTGGAAAATGAAATTGAAGAATGGCTGATGTCTCGCATGGAAATTCGCAATAACAGCTAA
- a CDS encoding tyrosine-type recombinase/integrase — protein sequence MPLTDTAIRNAKPRSKQFKLSDEKGMYVLVKKAGKYFRLDYRFAGKRKTLALGVYPDVKLAEAREKCDDAKRMIRNGVDPAQVRKANKAMQVEQSENSFEAITREWFIKHSSNWAESHAKKIIRRFELHVFPWLGGRPIAEITPPELLSVLRRIENKGIHETAHRALQNCGQVFRYAVATGRAERDNSADLRGALTPVKHGSMATITEPKKIGELLRAIDGYQGTPVVQSALKLAPLVFLRPGELRRAEWTEIDIDNAEWRIPAQKMKMKFPHIIPLSEQSLTILCDIQPITGQGRYVFPSIRSDSRPMSDNAILAALRRMGYAKEDMSGHGFRAMASTILHEQGWLSDIIERQLAHAERNKIKAAYNYAQHLPERRGMMQAWADYLDSLKKGGKVVSFG from the coding sequence ATGCCTCTCACTGATACCGCCATCCGTAACGCAAAGCCTCGTTCTAAACAATTCAAACTGTCTGATGAAAAAGGTATGTATGTCTTGGTAAAAAAGGCCGGAAAATATTTTCGACTTGATTACCGTTTTGCAGGAAAGCGCAAGACCTTAGCTCTTGGAGTCTATCCTGATGTTAAGCTAGCTGAGGCCAGAGAAAAATGCGATGATGCAAAAAGAATGATAAGAAATGGTGTCGATCCTGCGCAGGTTCGTAAAGCAAATAAGGCTATGCAGGTAGAGCAGAGTGAAAATAGTTTTGAAGCTATAACACGGGAGTGGTTTATCAAACATTCTTCAAACTGGGCAGAAAGTCATGCCAAAAAAATTATCCGTCGCTTTGAACTCCATGTTTTCCCCTGGTTGGGAGGGCGGCCCATTGCTGAAATTACTCCGCCCGAACTTCTTTCAGTATTGAGAAGAATAGAAAACAAAGGGATTCATGAAACTGCTCATCGAGCTTTACAGAATTGTGGGCAGGTTTTTCGTTATGCTGTAGCCACTGGCCGGGCAGAACGTGATAACTCCGCTGATCTTCGTGGTGCTTTGACACCAGTTAAGCATGGCAGTATGGCAACCATTACAGAGCCCAAAAAGATTGGTGAACTGCTGCGAGCCATAGACGGCTATCAAGGAACTCCAGTTGTCCAATCTGCTTTAAAGCTTGCTCCCCTGGTTTTCCTGAGACCTGGAGAGCTTCGTCGAGCGGAGTGGACAGAAATAGATATTGATAATGCTGAGTGGCGTATTCCTGCTCAAAAAATGAAAATGAAGTTTCCACATATCATTCCATTGTCTGAACAAAGTCTAACTATACTGTGTGATATCCAACCCATTACTGGTCAAGGTCGATACGTTTTTCCAAGTATCAGATCAGATTCAAGGCCAATGAGTGATAATGCAATATTGGCGGCTTTGCGGCGTATGGGGTATGCCAAGGAAGACATGTCCGGGCATGGCTTTCGTGCAATGGCTTCAACTATTTTGCATGAGCAAGGTTGGCTTTCTGACATTATTGAGCGTCAACTTGCCCATGCCGAACGGAATAAAATAAAAGCGGCATATAATTATGCACAACACCTCCCAGAACGTAGAGGAATGATGCAAGCATGGGCGGATTATCTGGACTCATTAAAAAAGGGCGGCAAAGTTGTTTCTTTCGGGTAA
- the groL gene encoding chaperonin GroEL (60 kDa chaperone family; promotes refolding of misfolded polypeptides especially under stressful conditions; forms two stacked rings of heptamers to form a barrel-shaped 14mer; ends can be capped by GroES; misfolded proteins enter the barrel where they are refolded when GroES binds) encodes MAGKDIKYGVKARESILNGVNILADAVKVTLGPKGRNVLIDKSFGAPTITKDGVTVAKEIELADKFENMGAQMVKEVASKTSDVAGDGTTTATVLAQAIYTEGAKLVAAGGNPMEIKRGIDKGVDVIVEELTKIATPTKEQKEIAQVGTISANSDETIGNIIAEAMDKVGKEGVITVEEAKSMDTSLDVVEGMQFDRGYLSPYFVTDPDRMEVAMEDPYLLLVEKKVSNMKDLLPVLESVAKMGKGLFIIAEDVDGEALATLVVNKLRGTLNVAAVKAPGFGDRRKAMLEDIAILTGGQVISEDLGIKLENVTINDLGTCKRIVTDKDNTTIVDGGGDKEQLSARVKQIRNQIEDTTSDYDREKLQERLAKLIGGVAVINVGAATEIEMKEKKARVEDALNATRAAVEEGVVPGGGVSYIRCLSALEKLELDGEQDLGRKILLRALEEPVRQIANNAGREGSVIVDAVKNLEGANGFNAATEEYEDLIAAGVIDPAKVTRTALQNAASVSGMLLTTECVIADLPEDDSAAGGMPGGMPGGMGGMGGMGGMGGMM; translated from the coding sequence ATGGCTGGAAAAGACATTAAATATGGAGTTAAGGCCCGCGAGTCTATTCTCAATGGTGTAAATATCCTCGCTGACGCGGTGAAGGTGACCCTCGGCCCCAAGGGACGTAACGTGCTGATTGATAAATCTTTTGGTGCCCCTACTATCACCAAGGATGGTGTAACTGTTGCCAAGGAAATCGAACTTGCTGACAAGTTTGAGAACATGGGTGCACAGATGGTGAAAGAGGTTGCTTCCAAGACCTCTGATGTTGCCGGTGACGGTACCACCACTGCAACTGTTCTTGCCCAGGCGATCTATACTGAGGGTGCCAAGCTTGTGGCTGCGGGTGGTAATCCCATGGAAATCAAGCGTGGTATTGATAAAGGTGTTGACGTGATCGTGGAAGAGCTTACCAAGATCGCCACTCCAACCAAAGAGCAGAAGGAAATCGCCCAGGTCGGAACCATTTCTGCCAACAGTGACGAAACCATCGGTAACATTATTGCCGAGGCAATGGACAAGGTTGGAAAAGAAGGTGTCATCACCGTCGAAGAAGCCAAATCCATGGACACAAGCCTTGATGTCGTTGAAGGTATGCAGTTTGATCGCGGTTACCTCTCACCTTATTTTGTAACCGATCCGGATCGTATGGAAGTTGCCATGGAAGATCCTTACCTGCTCCTCGTGGAGAAGAAGGTTTCCAATATGAAAGATCTTCTTCCTGTACTCGAGTCTGTTGCCAAGATGGGTAAAGGACTGTTCATCATCGCAGAAGATGTTGACGGTGAAGCACTGGCTACCCTGGTTGTCAATAAACTGCGTGGAACCCTGAATGTAGCTGCCGTGAAGGCACCCGGTTTTGGTGATCGCAGAAAGGCAATGCTCGAAGATATCGCCATTCTTACCGGTGGACAGGTTATTTCAGAAGATCTCGGTATCAAGCTTGAGAATGTGACCATCAATGATCTCGGAACTTGTAAGCGTATCGTAACCGATAAAGACAATACAACCATCGTAGACGGCGGCGGCGACAAAGAGCAGCTGTCCGCACGTGTCAAGCAGATTCGTAACCAGATTGAAGACACCACTTCAGATTATGACCGTGAGAAGCTCCAGGAGCGTCTTGCCAAACTGATCGGTGGTGTTGCTGTCATCAATGTTGGTGCCGCAACCGAGATTGAAATGAAAGAGAAGAAAGCACGTGTTGAAGACGCACTTAATGCCACCCGCGCAGCAGTGGAAGAAGGTGTTGTTCCCGGTGGTGGAGTTTCCTATATCCGTTGCCTCAGTGCTCTTGAGAAACTCGAGCTTGATGGTGAACAGGATCTCGGACGGAAGATTCTTCTCCGCGCTCTTGAAGAGCCGGTACGTCAGATTGCAAACAACGCCGGTCGTGAAGGTTCCGTAATTGTTGATGCAGTCAAGAATCTTGAAGGTGCCAATGGTTTCAATGCCGCAACTGAAGAATATGAAGACCTCATTGCTGCGGGTGTCATTGATCCTGCAAAAGTAACCCGTACTGCACTGCAGAACGCAGCATCTGTTTCCGGTATGCTGCTGACCACAGAGTGTGTGATTGCTGATCTGCCGGAAGATGACAGTGCTGCCGGTGGAATGCCTGGTGGAATGCCTGGTGGCATGGGCGGTATGGGCGGTATGGGTGGCATGGGCGGAATGATGTAA